Proteins co-encoded in one Bradyrhizobium sp. 170 genomic window:
- a CDS encoding MarR family transcriptional regulator encodes MMRGSVDMNFLFTLGEVQRMVRAYADRQAARYGITRAQWAVLAKVERTEGLKQSELAEQMEMQPITLTRLIDKLCGNGWIERRGDENDRRVNRLYLRKAARPLLGKLAGLRSELTATALDGINPADAHRLLDQLDLIKENVRNAIQNPANEPPRKEQRYG; translated from the coding sequence ATCATGCGCGGTTCCGTGGATATGAACTTCCTGTTTACGCTCGGCGAGGTGCAGCGGATGGTGCGCGCCTATGCCGACCGGCAGGCGGCGCGCTACGGCATCACCCGCGCGCAATGGGCCGTTCTGGCCAAGGTCGAGCGAACTGAAGGCCTGAAGCAATCGGAACTCGCCGAACAGATGGAGATGCAGCCGATCACGCTGACGCGGCTGATCGACAAGCTCTGCGGCAATGGCTGGATCGAACGCCGCGGCGACGAGAACGACCGCCGCGTCAACCGCCTTTATCTGCGCAAGGCCGCGCGCCCGCTGCTCGGCAAGCTCGCCGGGCTGCGCTCCGAACTGACGGCGACCGCGCTCGACGGCATCAACCCCGCCGACGCCCACCGCCTGCTCGACCAACTCGACCTGATCAAGGAAAACGTTCGCAACGCGATCCAGAATCCGGCGAACGAGCCTCCGCGAAAGGAGCAGCGCTATGGCTGA